From Flavobacterium alkalisoli, the proteins below share one genomic window:
- a CDS encoding sigma 54-interacting response regulator, whose product MATQPNSKEKILIVEDQFIEANDIRIMLEREGYVVCGIARSVEKAIEIIEKERPVLVLIDIFLKGPSTGIDLAKYLRKLGVAFIYISANSNQKILEQAKATQPYGFLVKPFREKDLLVTLEIARYRHENSMEAAMRKELKLEKILSGIIAENISVNEKLLKVCKGLNDYIPFDYVVCGFPPKAEGEHNIVSFLRIGFNEYQTIGINELQVITNLKLSEINDLERKTKRDNVPVYYSEDDFRRIIRTPSLKKLFADTFKVESNLVLPVMLANDELFYFFFYSRRPDTYEPQHIALANRLIQPLSASLDCLFDITVKEKKVVLTGGKNIPAQVAQENIFEGIVGNSHLLLNVFDYITQVAPVDTSVLILGESGTGKERIADSIHKLSPRAKRPFIKINCAALPASLIESELFGHEKGAFTGAADKRIGKFEQADTGTLFLDEIGELPLELQAKLLRVLQEKEIERVGGRQPIKTDVRIIAATNCNLEKEIGEGRFRLDLYYRLNVFPVYMPALRDRKEDIPELVNHFIKLSNKKSGREVKEVTPQVMQQLLCYSWPGNIRELENIIERSVLLSKSDTIGQIMQLGHEHNNNGMYNSVYNTTTMQIKSIQENERDHIIAVLKKCNGKIWGVGGAAELLNVPPTTLNSKMKKLGINRNYL is encoded by the coding sequence ATGGCTACTCAACCGAATAGTAAAGAAAAAATTCTCATAGTTGAGGATCAGTTTATAGAAGCAAACGACATCAGGATCATGCTTGAAAGAGAAGGCTATGTTGTTTGCGGAATAGCACGTTCTGTTGAGAAAGCAATAGAGATTATTGAGAAGGAAAGACCTGTTCTCGTTTTAATAGATATATTTTTAAAAGGACCTTCTACCGGTATAGATTTGGCGAAGTACTTACGCAAGTTAGGAGTTGCTTTTATATATATTTCGGCAAACTCAAACCAAAAAATACTTGAACAGGCAAAAGCTACACAACCCTATGGTTTTTTGGTTAAGCCTTTTAGAGAAAAAGATTTACTGGTAACTCTTGAAATTGCCCGATACAGACATGAGAACAGTATGGAGGCAGCAATGAGGAAAGAACTTAAACTGGAAAAAATATTAAGCGGAATTATTGCTGAAAATATTTCTGTTAATGAAAAATTACTAAAAGTATGTAAGGGGCTTAATGATTACATTCCGTTTGATTATGTTGTATGCGGATTTCCCCCTAAAGCAGAAGGAGAACATAATATTGTTAGTTTTCTGAGAATTGGCTTTAATGAATACCAAACCATAGGTATTAATGAATTGCAGGTAATAACAAACCTTAAGCTTTCCGAAATCAATGATTTGGAGAGAAAGACCAAAAGAGATAATGTTCCCGTATATTATTCTGAGGATGATTTTAGGAGGATAATAAGGACACCTTCTCTTAAAAAGCTTTTTGCCGATACTTTTAAAGTAGAATCTAATTTGGTATTACCGGTAATGCTGGCAAATGATGAATTGTTTTATTTCTTCTTTTACAGCCGAAGGCCCGATACTTATGAACCACAACATATAGCTTTGGCTAATCGATTGATTCAACCGCTATCAGCTTCTTTAGACTGCCTTTTTGATATTACAGTAAAAGAGAAAAAGGTAGTACTTACCGGTGGGAAAAATATCCCTGCACAGGTAGCTCAGGAAAATATATTTGAAGGTATAGTAGGAAACAGCCATTTACTGCTTAATGTTTTTGACTATATAACGCAGGTTGCACCTGTTGATACCTCTGTTCTTATTTTAGGTGAAAGTGGTACAGGTAAGGAACGTATAGCTGACAGTATCCATAAGCTTTCGCCCAGAGCTAAACGTCCGTTTATTAAAATTAACTGTGCAGCATTACCTGCCAGCCTTATAGAGTCTGAATTATTCGGACATGAAAAAGGAGCTTTTACAGGTGCGGCAGATAAAAGAATAGGAAAGTTTGAACAGGCAGATACCGGTACATTGTTTTTAGACGAGATAGGGGAACTTCCTTTAGAACTTCAGGCAAAGCTGTTGAGAGTTTTACAGGAAAAGGAAATAGAAAGGGTAGGTGGCCGGCAGCCCATAAAAACAGATGTAAGAATTATAGCAGCCACAAATTGTAATCTTGAAAAGGAAATAGGAGAAGGCAGGTTTAGGCTGGACTTGTATTACAGGCTTAATGTTTTTCCTGTATACATGCCCGCATTGCGTGACCGTAAAGAAGACATTCCTGAACTGGTTAATCATTTTATAAAACTGAGTAATAAAAAATCTGGTAGGGAGGTTAAGGAAGTGACCCCTCAAGTTATGCAACAGTTACTGTGTTATAGTTGGCCGGGTAATATAAGGGAACTTGAAAATATTATTGAACGGAGTGTATTACTTTCAAAAAGTGATACTATAGGGCAGATTATGCAATTAGGACATGAACATAATAATAATGGTATGTATAACTCGGTATACAATACTACTACCATGCAAATTAAGAGTATACAGGAAAATGAACGCGACCATATTATAGCAGTACTAAAAAAATGTAATGGTAAAATATGGGGAGTAGGCGGGGCTGCAGAACTACTTAATGTGCCTCCCACCACATTGAATTCTAAAATGAAAAAACTGGGCATTAATCGCAATTATCTATAA